One region of uncultured Methanolobus sp. genomic DNA includes:
- a CDS encoding DHH family phosphoesterase codes for MNLNIEMQKLKELAREAADVIEKYGHVRVISHNDADGLTSAGIICQALLRQDIRYHTSIVPRLDKSVVEMVKETTADDDLVIFCDMGSGQSDIISEIKQDIVVLDHHVPVGESPAKVLVNPHIVGIDGAMHISGSGVTFFVAMEMEPANVDLSGLAIAGAVGDKQIFSTLNGHILEEAVNAEVVSIKKGLKIGDGDTAKVLEYTPEPYLDITGDSEKIAQFLDFLGIEGNIEDLNPDQTKALTSAIALKLAKNASPEAVDAAIGDVYILNNEIVSNVYDLVAILNTCGKAEKYGMGLSICLKDKTHLEEARDMAISHQISIVENIKKGMDMVKEGTSIGYLIGEDMESTGMIASTFVRYVNPEMPFVAVNQVDELVKVSARGTRALVENGLDLSFALREAAKSVGGEGGGHNVASGASIPPGTAEQFIAKVDEIVAEQLPKQEQNE; via the coding sequence ATGAACTTAAATATCGAGATGCAAAAACTCAAGGAACTGGCACGGGAAGCGGCAGACGTAATTGAGAAATACGGACACGTACGTGTAATTTCCCATAACGATGCCGACGGTTTGACGTCAGCCGGTATTATCTGCCAGGCCCTTCTAAGACAGGATATCCGTTATCATACATCCATTGTGCCACGTCTCGATAAATCTGTAGTTGAAATGGTGAAGGAAACCACGGCAGACGATGACCTTGTGATTTTCTGTGATATGGGAAGTGGTCAGTCAGATATAATCTCCGAAATAAAACAGGATATTGTTGTACTTGACCACCACGTTCCTGTTGGCGAATCTCCTGCAAAGGTGCTGGTAAACCCGCATATTGTGGGGATTGACGGTGCAATGCACATATCCGGTTCTGGAGTCACTTTTTTTGTGGCAATGGAAATGGAACCTGCAAATGTTGACCTTTCAGGACTTGCAATTGCAGGTGCTGTGGGTGACAAACAGATCTTCAGTACACTTAACGGTCATATTCTTGAGGAAGCTGTGAATGCCGAAGTTGTTTCAATAAAGAAAGGACTGAAAATCGGTGATGGCGATACTGCAAAGGTTCTTGAGTACACTCCTGAACCTTATCTTGACATAACCGGTGACAGTGAAAAGATAGCCCAGTTCCTGGATTTCCTTGGAATTGAGGGGAACATTGAAGACCTGAATCCTGACCAGACAAAAGCACTCACTTCCGCAATTGCACTAAAACTTGCAAAGAATGCTAGTCCTGAGGCTGTGGATGCTGCAATCGGTGATGTTTACATACTGAACAATGAGATTGTTTCCAATGTCTATGACCTTGTTGCAATCCTGAATACCTGTGGCAAGGCTGAAAAATATGGCATGGGGCTTTCCATATGCCTGAAAGATAAAACCCATCTGGAAGAAGCAAGGGATATGGCAATCTCTCACCAGATATCCATTGTGGAGAACATCAAAAAAGGCATGGATATGGTCAAAGAAGGAACAAGTATTGGTTACCTGATAGGAGAGGATATGGAATCCACCGGCATGATTGCCAGTACTTTTGTCAGGTATGTAAATCCTGAAATGCCTTTTGTTGCAGTAAATCAGGTTGATGAACTTGTAAAAGTTTCCGCAAGGGGCACCCGTGCACTTGTAGAAAATGGCCTTGATCTTTCATTTGCCCTCCGCGAGGCTGCAAAGTCAGTTGGCGGTGAAGGTGGCGGACATAATGTTGCATCCGGTGCATCAATCCCACCGGGAACTGCTGAACAGTTCATTGCTAAAGTTGATGAAATAGTTGCAGAACAACTCCCAAAGCAGGAGCAGAATGAATGA
- a CDS encoding serine--tRNA ligase: protein MDFKFRLECSLKTSADASKASDVVGSYIEEANKTILTKGAPEGQGAKVTAWSIEADRVKLTIESGRHVRVHDALLRMRKPLAGKLGKEFKIGIRGIVVDSFTIEVPSEKELPPMKIPYVEEMTYTDGIIKLVLGVDESAMSNRVPDRILSLMEDKIEQQSYGGKTEHWNVLWQSEKKEHKFNEDPTKAMMDAGWLKRGASRGQWIHGPQSTRMFRTFERIVLEELLEPLGYREMIFPKLVPWEVWQKSGHAKGVYPEIYYVCPPKTRDPEFWEEVIDHYKVTHEVPTSLIKEKIGDPIGGMCYAQCPPFWVYLQGETIPTDEFPIKVFDRSGTSHRYESGGIHGMERVDEFHRIEILWLGTKEQVIKTANELHEKYMYIFNELLDLEWRKAWVTPWFMAQEGLTGVSEQTEAGTTDYEAVLPYRGEDAEWLEFQNVSVNGNKYPSGFNVKCQSGEELWSGCSGVGLERWASAFFAQKGIDPENWPEEFRKRAGELPRGIKFL from the coding sequence ATTGACTTCAAATTCAGGCTGGAGTGCTCACTTAAGACAAGTGCAGATGCCAGCAAAGCAAGTGATGTCGTCGGTTCATACATTGAAGAAGCTAACAAAACCATTCTTACAAAAGGCGCTCCTGAAGGTCAGGGTGCAAAGGTCACTGCATGGAGTATTGAAGCTGACAGGGTAAAGCTGACAATAGAATCAGGCAGGCACGTACGTGTACACGATGCACTGCTTCGTATGAGAAAACCTCTTGCAGGAAAACTCGGAAAGGAATTCAAGATCGGAATTCGTGGGATTGTGGTAGATTCATTCACAATTGAAGTCCCTTCTGAGAAAGAACTTCCTCCAATGAAGATTCCTTATGTTGAAGAAATGACCTACACTGATGGGATTATTAAACTCGTTCTTGGTGTTGATGAGTCTGCAATGTCAAACCGTGTCCCCGACAGGATTCTTTCCCTCATGGAAGATAAGATCGAACAGCAGTCATACGGTGGAAAGACTGAGCACTGGAATGTCCTCTGGCAAAGTGAGAAGAAGGAACACAAGTTCAACGAAGATCCGACCAAAGCTATGATGGATGCTGGCTGGCTTAAAAGAGGTGCCAGCAGGGGACAGTGGATACATGGTCCGCAGTCTACCAGAATGTTCAGGACTTTTGAGAGAATCGTTCTTGAGGAACTGCTTGAACCACTTGGATACAGGGAAATGATCTTCCCAAAGCTAGTACCATGGGAAGTCTGGCAGAAATCAGGACACGCAAAAGGTGTCTATCCTGAAATTTACTACGTATGTCCTCCAAAGACAAGAGACCCTGAATTCTGGGAGGAAGTTATTGACCATTACAAGGTGACACACGAAGTTCCAACTTCACTTATCAAAGAGAAGATCGGTGACCCTATCGGTGGAATGTGCTATGCACAGTGTCCTCCTTTCTGGGTATACCTGCAGGGTGAGACCATCCCAACCGACGAATTCCCGATAAAGGTATTCGACAGGTCCGGAACATCACACAGGTACGAGAGTGGTGGAATTCATGGTATGGAACGTGTTGATGAGTTCCACAGGATAGAGATTCTCTGGCTCGGCACAAAGGAACAGGTCATCAAGACGGCAAACGAACTCCATGAGAAGTACATGTATATTTTTAACGAGCTCCTTGATCTTGAATGGAGAAAAGCATGGGTCACACCATGGTTCATGGCACAGGAAGGACTTACCGGTGTTTCCGAGCAGACTGAAGCCGGTACGACAGATTACGAAGCAGTGCTTCCTTACCGTGGCGAGGATGCAGAATGGCTGGAATTCCAGAATGTAAGCGTGAACGGAAACAAGTACCCATCTGGATTTAATGTTAAATGCCAGTCCGGAGAAGAACTCTGGTCAGGATGTTCCGGTGTGGGACTTGAAAGATGGGCTTCAGCTTTCTTTGCACAGAAAGGAATTGACCCTGAGAACTGGCCTGAGGAATTCAGGAAAAGAGCAGGAGAGTTGCCAAGAGGAATTAAGTTCCTCTGA
- the thiM gene encoding hydroxyethylthiazole kinase, whose amino-acid sequence MKNPLESIRESKPLVHHITNWVTIYDCANMTRAFGALPVMAHAPEEAADMTGIASALVLNIGTLTTELIDSMLISARTANKKNIPVVLDAVGVGATNFRDEMAAKILDSVRIDIIKGNYSEIAKLAGENAITRGVEATSIEANPKKIAKEFAKARSCVVAMTGAEDIISDGKKTFVVKNGHESMGMIVGTGCMAASVIGSFAAVNEDYCDAAKDALCYFGIAGQLAAVNSNGPGTFKAYFYDEVSNLTDEKAQSMLNFEEC is encoded by the coding sequence ATGAAAAATCCGCTTGAATCTATAAGGGAATCTAAACCACTGGTCCACCATATTACCAACTGGGTAACGATATACGACTGTGCTAATATGACAAGGGCCTTCGGTGCACTTCCTGTAATGGCCCATGCACCTGAAGAAGCTGCAGACATGACAGGTATCGCATCTGCACTTGTTCTTAACATCGGCACACTCACAACAGAACTTATCGATTCAATGCTGATCTCAGCCCGCACTGCAAACAAAAAGAACATACCTGTGGTACTTGATGCCGTAGGTGTTGGTGCCACAAATTTCCGCGATGAAATGGCAGCAAAGATACTCGATTCAGTCCGTATCGATATTATCAAAGGTAACTATTCTGAAATTGCAAAACTTGCAGGTGAAAACGCAATAACAAGAGGAGTCGAGGCTACATCCATTGAAGCAAATCCAAAAAAGATCGCAAAGGAATTTGCAAAAGCAAGGTCATGTGTTGTTGCCATGACCGGTGCAGAAGACATCATCAGTGATGGAAAAAAGACCTTCGTGGTAAAGAACGGCCATGAGTCAATGGGCATGATAGTAGGTACCGGATGCATGGCTGCATCAGTTATCGGTTCATTTGCCGCTGTCAATGAAGACTACTGTGATGCTGCAAAGGATGCACTCTGCTATTTCGGAATTGCAGGCCAGCTTGCAGCCGTAAACTCAAATGGCCCGGGAACGTTCAAGGCCTACTTTTACGATGAGGTATCCAACCTCACAGATGAAAAAGCGCAGTCCATGTTGAACTTTGAAGAGTGCTGA
- the thiE gene encoding thiamine phosphate synthase — MIQKRLLLDEIDFYLVTDSGLSKAGTLSDVEKAVAAGCRAIQYREKSISTKEMILEAAKIKEICGDESIFLVNDRVDVALAVDADGVHIGQDDMPIETARRLLGPDKIIGLSVHNVEEALEAEKMGADYVGLGPIFNTSTKKDAGNSIGSENIRPVKDAIKIPVVAIGGINKENSESVIEGGADSLVAISAVVCSDDVGQETRDFIDLIQRTR, encoded by the coding sequence ATGATACAAAAAAGATTGTTGCTGGATGAAATTGATTTCTACCTTGTGACAGATTCCGGTCTGTCCAAAGCAGGTACACTTTCAGATGTGGAAAAAGCTGTTGCTGCAGGGTGCAGGGCCATACAATACCGTGAGAAATCCATCAGCACAAAGGAAATGATACTTGAGGCTGCTAAGATCAAAGAAATATGCGGAGACGAGTCAATTTTCCTTGTGAATGATCGCGTTGATGTTGCTTTAGCAGTAGATGCCGATGGTGTGCATATCGGACAGGACGATATGCCAATTGAAACAGCAAGACGCCTTCTCGGACCTGATAAAATAATCGGCCTCTCAGTCCATAATGTGGAAGAGGCGCTGGAAGCAGAAAAAATGGGTGCTGATTATGTAGGACTTGGCCCTATATTTAATACTTCTACTAAAAAAGATGCAGGAAATAGCATCGGTTCTGAAAACATCCGTCCTGTAAAAGATGCTATCAAAATCCCTGTTGTAGCTATAGGTGGCATCAATAAAGAGAACAGTGAAAGTGTGATTGAGGGTGGTGCTGACAGTCTGGTTGCTATTTCTGCTGTTGTTTGCAGTGATGATGTGGGACAGGAAACCAGGGATTTTATTGACCTGATACAAAGAACCAGATAA
- a CDS encoding DUF523 and DUF1722 domain-containing protein: protein MDSHPKCSFSRPIIVISRCLGFDNCRYDGEIVQFPLAETLKPFVEFIDVCPEYDIGLGIPREPIVIIEDIDDINRKLIQPATGLDLTDKMEAFSHLYLEKRDDFHGFILKSKSPSCGVGTTKVFPDAGTDEYIHHEGNGFFAETILQNYPDIPVIDEEQIKDPVKCDHFLTRVFVMASFMDACASCKIHALVEFHTANKLLFMAHNKQMMTAMGNIVANRTNIPVEKVYEDYTEHLMEIISEAPQSGSVINAFMHAFGYFSRHLSAPEKFGFMQQLQKLRKDASVIFELKAWFREMSEKYNVEYLLRQTFFCPYPPELSLP from the coding sequence ATGGATTCTCATCCCAAATGCAGTTTTTCACGCCCAATAATTGTAATCAGCAGATGTCTTGGATTTGATAACTGTCGCTATGACGGAGAGATTGTTCAATTTCCTTTAGCAGAAACACTGAAACCATTTGTTGAATTTATTGATGTGTGTCCTGAGTATGATATTGGACTTGGGATTCCAAGGGAACCTATAGTCATAATTGAAGATATCGATGACATCAACCGTAAATTGATTCAGCCGGCAACAGGACTTGATCTGACTGATAAGATGGAAGCATTTTCACACCTCTATCTTGAAAAACGGGATGATTTTCATGGCTTCATATTAAAATCAAAATCTCCGTCATGTGGTGTCGGAACTACAAAAGTATTCCCGGATGCAGGAACAGATGAATATATTCATCATGAAGGAAATGGTTTCTTTGCAGAGACGATACTTCAGAATTATCCTGATATTCCGGTCATAGATGAAGAACAGATCAAAGACCCGGTAAAATGTGACCATTTTCTGACACGGGTCTTTGTGATGGCGTCGTTTATGGATGCATGCGCTTCGTGCAAGATTCATGCACTTGTTGAATTTCATACTGCAAACAAGCTGCTCTTCATGGCACATAACAAACAGATGATGACTGCAATGGGAAATATTGTTGCAAACAGGACTAATATCCCGGTTGAGAAAGTCTATGAGGATTACACTGAACATTTAATGGAGATAATATCCGAGGCTCCACAAAGTGGTTCTGTTATCAATGCTTTTATGCATGCGTTCGGTTATTTTTCAAGACATCTCAGTGCCCCTGAAAAATTCGGATTCATGCAGCAATTGCAAAAGCTACGAAAGGATGCTTCTGTAATATTTGAATTAAAGGCATGGTTCAGGGAAATGTCAGAAAAATATAATGTGGAATATCTCTTAAGACAGACATTTTTCTGTCCTTATCCACCGGAATTATCTCTGCCCTAA
- the glmU gene encoding bifunctional sugar-1-phosphate nucleotidylyltransferase/acetyltransferase produces MKVVILAAGEGTRMRPLTVSKPKVMLPIANKPMMEHTINAAIDAGVKEFLIVTGYREDAIKDYFKDGSHLGISVEYVLQEEQLGTANAIGCAKDFVKGHFIVLNGDMLVSTGHIAHLVSRTEDAIISVKKVENPSHFGVIETDGDMVTRIIEKPKNPLTNLANAGIYLFHDAIFDYISKTGKSSRGEYEITDSLQMMIDDGLNVGYELLETEWIDIGRPWDILDANKVLLENIDNSCEGTIEPYATLHGNVKVGKNSIIRNGAYIMGPVIIGDDCDIGPNCFIRASTAIGNHVRIGNAVEIKNTVIMDGTNVGHLSYVGDSVIGTNCNFGAGTKVANLRHDNKNVKSVVKGEVVDTGRRKLGVIMGDDVHTGINTSINIGTVLETGSSTMPGEVLMYRRKTN; encoded by the coding sequence ATGAAAGTAGTAATTCTGGCTGCCGGTGAAGGCACACGCATGAGACCACTCACTGTTTCAAAACCAAAAGTAATGCTCCCAATCGCTAACAAGCCAATGATGGAGCATACAATCAACGCGGCAATTGATGCAGGCGTAAAAGAGTTCCTGATTGTAACAGGTTATCGTGAAGATGCCATTAAGGATTATTTCAAAGATGGCAGCCATCTTGGGATTAGTGTTGAATACGTACTTCAGGAAGAGCAGCTTGGAACTGCGAATGCCATTGGTTGTGCAAAAGACTTTGTGAAAGGTCACTTCATAGTGCTTAACGGGGACATGCTTGTAAGCACGGGACATATCGCTCATCTCGTATCAAGAACTGAAGATGCTATTATTAGTGTCAAGAAGGTGGAAAATCCTTCCCATTTCGGTGTCATTGAAACCGATGGAGATATGGTTACACGTATCATTGAGAAACCTAAAAACCCGCTTACTAACCTTGCAAACGCAGGAATATACCTATTCCATGATGCTATTTTTGATTACATTTCAAAGACCGGTAAATCATCAAGGGGAGAATACGAAATCACTGATTCCCTTCAAATGATGATAGATGATGGTCTTAATGTCGGATATGAACTCCTGGAAACCGAGTGGATAGATATTGGCAGGCCATGGGATATACTGGATGCAAACAAGGTATTGCTCGAAAATATCGATAATAGCTGTGAAGGAACGATCGAACCATATGCGACCCTGCATGGTAATGTCAAAGTTGGAAAGAATTCCATTATCAGAAACGGTGCTTACATTATGGGTCCTGTCATCATAGGTGATGACTGTGATATTGGTCCCAACTGCTTTATCAGGGCTTCAACTGCAATAGGTAATCATGTTCGCATTGGAAATGCAGTTGAGATAAAGAATACTGTGATAATGGATGGCACAAATGTCGGTCACCTTAGTTATGTCGGTGACAGTGTCATAGGTACTAACTGTAATTTCGGTGCCGGAACAAAAGTTGCAAACCTCAGGCATGACAACAAGAATGTGAAGTCTGTTGTCAAGGGCGAGGTTGTGGACACCGGCAGGAGAAAACTTGGTGTTATCATGGGTGACGATGTACACACAGGCATCAATACCAGCATCAACATCGGTACTGTGCTGGAAACCGGAAGTTCAACCATGCCCGGAGAAGTTCTGATGTACAGAAGAAAAACTAATTAA
- a CDS encoding glutamate--tRNA ligase, which translates to MTLTDDDKKTIEKYALQNAVKYGQAPQLGAVMGRVMGECAHLRPMAKEVGPVIQQILAEVAKETPDQWQARLEALAPELIEELNTKKEPDKGLKALDVEEGQQVVMRFAPNPNGPPTLGSTRGIVVNSEYVKKYGGKFIIRFDDTDPQTKRPMLEAYDWYVDDCKWLGADPDEVVIASDRMPIYYDYARKLIEMGHAYVCFCDGADFKKFKDAKEACPHRNASPEDNMEHWNKMVAGEYEERAAVLRIKTDITHKDPALRDFGAFRIVKVPHPRPEVDDKYCVWPLLDFEGAIEDHELGMTHIIRGKDLMDSEKRQTYIYNYLGWEYPKTTHWGRVKMHEFGKFSTSGLRKAIEDGEYSGWDDPRLPTLRALRRRGILPEAIRKFFIEMGVGETDVSISMDTLYAENRKLVDPVANRYFFVWNPVEIEITDSEPCTVNPSLHPTEDRGCREIEVADKVYICSEDVEKLQVGSKLRLKDLFNVEITSTEPLQAKHIGDSIESVKKEKMRIIHWAPTDGVSVKVLSPDGEFTGISEKQITSELDKVVQFERFGFCRIDSVDGEVVAYYTHK; encoded by the coding sequence ATGACTTTAACTGACGACGATAAAAAGACCATAGAAAAATATGCTTTGCAGAATGCTGTTAAATACGGCCAGGCACCGCAGTTGGGTGCTGTTATGGGTCGCGTCATGGGCGAATGTGCCCACCTGCGTCCAATGGCAAAAGAAGTAGGACCGGTAATCCAGCAGATCCTTGCAGAGGTTGCAAAAGAAACACCTGATCAGTGGCAGGCTCGTCTTGAAGCTCTTGCCCCTGAACTTATAGAAGAGCTCAATACAAAGAAAGAGCCTGACAAGGGTTTGAAAGCACTGGATGTTGAAGAAGGACAGCAGGTAGTTATGCGTTTTGCACCAAACCCAAATGGTCCTCCAACTCTTGGGAGTACCCGTGGTATCGTTGTTAATTCCGAATACGTAAAGAAATATGGTGGCAAGTTCATCATACGCTTCGATGACACCGACCCGCAGACAAAGCGCCCGATGCTTGAAGCATACGACTGGTATGTGGATGACTGTAAATGGCTGGGAGCAGACCCTGATGAAGTAGTAATCGCTTCAGACAGGATGCCAATATATTACGACTATGCCCGTAAGCTGATAGAAATGGGACATGCATATGTCTGTTTCTGTGACGGTGCGGATTTCAAGAAATTCAAGGATGCAAAGGAAGCATGCCCTCACAGGAACGCAAGTCCTGAAGATAACATGGAACACTGGAACAAGATGGTTGCAGGAGAATACGAGGAAAGAGCTGCTGTCCTGCGTATAAAGACTGATATTACTCACAAAGACCCTGCCCTTCGTGATTTCGGAGCTTTCAGGATTGTTAAGGTTCCTCACCCACGCCCGGAAGTAGATGACAAGTACTGTGTCTGGCCTTTGCTTGACTTTGAGGGCGCAATTGAGGACCATGAACTCGGAATGACTCATATCATCAGGGGTAAGGACCTGATGGACAGTGAAAAGCGCCAGACCTATATCTATAATTACCTTGGCTGGGAATATCCGAAAACAACTCACTGGGGTCGCGTTAAAATGCACGAGTTCGGTAAGTTCAGCACAAGCGGACTTCGCAAAGCTATTGAAGATGGTGAATATTCAGGGTGGGACGACCCACGTCTTCCAACACTGAGAGCACTTCGCAGAAGAGGAATTCTCCCTGAGGCGATTCGCAAGTTCTTCATAGAAATGGGCGTAGGAGAAACTGATGTCAGCATCAGTATGGACACACTTTACGCAGAGAACCGTAAGCTTGTGGACCCTGTTGCAAACAGGTATTTTTTTGTATGGAATCCAGTTGAGATAGAAATCACAGATTCAGAACCATGCACAGTGAATCCTTCACTTCATCCGACTGAGGACAGGGGATGTCGCGAGATAGAAGTTGCCGATAAGGTTTACATCTGCAGTGAAGATGTTGAAAAACTCCAGGTCGGTTCTAAACTCAGACTAAAGGACCTTTTCAATGTGGAAATCACTTCCACAGAGCCTCTGCAGGCAAAGCATATCGGTGATTCCATTGAATCGGTGAAGAAGGAGAAGATGAGAATCATCCACTGGGCTCCTACAGATGGAGTTTCTGTAAAGGTATTGTCACCTGACGGAGAGTTCACAGGTATCAGTGAAAAACAGATCACAAGCGAGCTTGATAAGGTCGTGCAGTTCGAAAGATTCGGATTCTGCCGCATCGACTCTGTTGACGGTGAAGTTGTGGCTTATTATACACATAAGTGA
- a CDS encoding ketopantoate reductase family protein, whose translation MKVLILGAGAVGLTLAAKLSSVCDVHAICRQKHAEKINTDGFKMTGIWGEATCKFSCSEDAPEDDYNYIFITSKSTATESICKQFANIIKGREVISMQNGIGNEEIIAGYTDKVIGGTIITGFEWAGDAQIHVSVETGPMNLGRFPSGLDDSVLKLVELVKSAGVQVSGTENIMSSVWSKVLYNSALNPLGAVMGVPYGKLENSHAWSIIENIAHEAFMVTEAEAVVLPWNTAEEYLAFLHDFQLPNTAEHHSSMYQDITSGRKTEIDFLNGAIVSRAKKLGIDAPYNTFISEQIRFMEALQAEKLKQD comes from the coding sequence ATGAAAGTCCTGATATTAGGTGCAGGAGCAGTGGGTCTGACCCTTGCTGCAAAATTATCTTCTGTTTGTGATGTACATGCAATATGCCGCCAGAAACATGCTGAGAAAATAAATACAGATGGTTTTAAGATGACAGGCATCTGGGGTGAAGCAACCTGTAAATTCAGCTGTTCTGAGGATGCCCCTGAAGATGATTACAATTATATTTTCATAACTTCCAAGTCCACGGCAACTGAATCGATCTGTAAGCAGTTCGCAAATATAATCAAAGGTAGGGAAGTTATCAGCATGCAGAACGGCATCGGTAACGAGGAGATTATCGCCGGATACACTGACAAAGTGATAGGAGGCACCATAATTACCGGTTTTGAATGGGCAGGCGATGCTCAGATACACGTATCCGTTGAAACCGGACCAATGAACCTTGGAAGGTTCCCTTCTGGACTTGATGACAGCGTTCTCAAACTTGTTGAACTGGTAAAAAGTGCAGGCGTTCAGGTCAGCGGAACAGAGAACATTATGAGTTCAGTCTGGTCCAAAGTCCTCTACAACTCAGCCCTTAACCCTCTTGGTGCAGTCATGGGAGTTCCATATGGGAAACTTGAAAACTCACACGCATGGAGTATTATTGAAAACATTGCCCATGAGGCTTTCATGGTAACTGAAGCAGAAGCTGTTGTACTTCCATGGAACACAGCAGAAGAATACCTTGCTTTCCTGCATGATTTCCAGCTACCGAATACTGCCGAACATCATTCATCCATGTATCAGGATATCACTTCCGGCAGAAAAACCGAGATTGATTTCCTCAACGGTGCAATCGTATCAAGAGCTAAGAAACTTGGAATAGATGCACCATACAACACGTTCATTTCAGAGCAGATCCGCTTCATGGAAGCATTGCAGGCAGAAAAACTGAAACAGGATTAA
- a CDS encoding KEOPS complex subunit Pcc1 translates to MKINTTIEFRDEGAMQVAKRIANSLAPDNLTNMHTEVKDDSVSIHISTEKITSLIATVDDLMMNAKLAEEIAEDLEE, encoded by the coding sequence ATGAAAATTAATACGACTATTGAATTCAGGGATGAAGGTGCCATGCAGGTGGCAAAGAGAATTGCAAATTCACTGGCTCCTGATAACCTGACAAACATGCATACCGAAGTCAAAGATGACAGTGTGAGCATTCATATTTCCACGGAAAAGATAACTTCGCTCATTGCTACTGTGGATGATTTGATGATGAATGCAAAGCTGGCAGAAGAGATAGCAGAAGACCTTGAAGAGTGA
- a CDS encoding 30S ribosomal protein S3ae: MARKVQRKLDKWKSKTWYNVETPEFMSRTNIGVTPAEEPEQLIGRVVETTVGEIANDFTKHNTKLRLEISDVNGDTANTRFLGHEITTDYLRSIVKRQTSRIDANLDVTTKDGYKIRVKPICFTVKRARSSQIKGIREVMVKIAEERAAELSYEQFVEEAIMGKLSANIYRNAKSIYPLRRVEIRKTEVLSVPAKA, translated from the coding sequence TTGGCAAGGAAAGTGCAGAGAAAGTTAGACAAATGGAAGTCAAAGACATGGTACAACGTAGAAACACCGGAATTTATGAGCAGGACAAACATTGGCGTTACACCTGCAGAGGAGCCTGAGCAGCTCATCGGTCGTGTCGTTGAGACCACGGTTGGCGAAATTGCTAACGATTTCACAAAGCATAACACAAAACTCAGACTCGAGATCAGCGATGTCAACGGCGACACTGCAAACACAAGATTCCTTGGTCACGAGATCACAACAGATTACCTTCGTTCAATTGTAAAGCGCCAGACATCAAGAATTGACGCAAACCTTGACGTAACAACAAAGGATGGCTACAAAATCAGAGTAAAGCCAATCTGCTTCACCGTCAAGAGAGCAAGAAGCAGCCAGATCAAAGGTATCAGGGAAGTAATGGTCAAGATCGCTGAGGAACGTGCAGCAGAGCTTAGCTATGAGCAGTTCGTCGAAGAAGCCATCATGGGCAAGCTTTCCGCAAACATCTACAGGAACGCAAAGTCAATCTATCCACTCAGAAGAGTAGAGATCAGAAAGACAGAAGTATTGTCTGTTCCTGCAAAAGCTTAA
- a CDS encoding uracil-DNA glycosylase, with product MAVRTVSELVEQGFEAVEEEILECTDCQLHETVTNKVISKGSQTPRVVFVGEAPGKNEDETGVPFCGRAGRNLDGMTEYMGLSDDDYAVINTIKCRPPKNRNPLKSEIKACKPFLEAQIQLLDPKVIILLGNTAEKAFCDGEKLEWGVPRAVDGKYTLLKIYHPAALIYQRSRIEEQNSLIDNNRYLWEQE from the coding sequence ATGGCAGTCAGAACAGTAAGTGAACTTGTGGAACAGGGATTTGAAGCTGTTGAAGAAGAAATACTTGAATGCACAGACTGCCAGCTTCATGAAACAGTAACCAATAAGGTAATTAGTAAAGGCTCCCAAACTCCAAGGGTTGTTTTTGTTGGCGAAGCACCCGGAAAGAATGAAGATGAAACCGGCGTTCCGTTCTGCGGAAGAGCAGGCAGGAACCTCGATGGCATGACCGAATACATGGGACTTTCAGACGATGACTATGCTGTTATAAACACAATCAAATGCCGCCCTCCTAAAAACCGTAACCCGCTCAAAAGCGAGATAAAAGCCTGCAAACCATTTTTAGAAGCACAGATTCAACTGCTAGACCCAAAAGTAATCATACTTCTTGGAAACACTGCAGAAAAAGCATTTTGTGATGGTGAAAAACTTGAGTGGGGAGTTCCTAGAGCAGTGGATGGAAAGTACACTCTTCTAAAAATATACCATCCGGCAGCGCTAATTTACCAGCGTTCAAGGATTGAGGAACAGAATTCTCTGATTGATAATAACAGGTATCTGTGGGAACAGGAATAA